AAGGTAACATGATAACGTGATACCTacgagatactccctccgttttttaatagatgacgccgttgactttttcttacatgtttgaccattcgtcttattcaaaaattttatgcaaatgtataagatataaaccacacttaaagtactataagtgataaaacaactcataacaaaataaattataatcacgtaaattttttgaataagacgaatggtcaaacgcgtgagaaaaagtcaacggcgtcatctattaaaaaacagaggtagtatcaTATTTGGTACTGAAGATACCATAATGATGTCAGCATGGTATCGTGCTGATGTCATCTAATCAGTTGAAACGGTATACCGTTctgtagttaaaaaaaaaaactctccttAAGTCAAGAGGGAGAGCGCGCGGGATCGCGTCTGCCGCCTGCAGCAGAAAGCGCTCGCTGCAATGTACAGAACCTTTGCCATGACACATGACTGGGACTACTACCATTTCACAACTCACAGCCAAAACCAAGCAACAATGTATGTACACAACGGCAACAACCTGCACGCCCCGTTCGATTGATAAAACAGTTTATGCTGGTGTATGTATGCACAGACGAATCACCACCGCCCACCACCACCCTGCACACACTCACTACTCGCTACTGAACCCACAAGTTTGAACATCTCCAGTTTTGTCCTTGCTAACATATCTCATCTCTAGGGTCTGTTCACAACAGCTACATACTATAGGTAAACCATCTTTTTTCAGCACCACCACACAAATTCAATCGGAACGAAGAGAAACGCAGAGACAATGTTGCGAAGCGGGTGTTCAGCAGCGGAATCGGATGACGATGCAGGAGATGTCGTCCTTGCTCTTCCTCGCAAGCGCTTCGGTCGTCAGTCGCTTCGCTGCTGCCTGGGGGTCCTTGATCGACTTCACAAGATCGACGGCTTCCTGGTTCTTCATTACCTGAGTTGAGCAAGATCATAAGATTTAGCAACTGATTTGTGGATGTACTTTGTTAAGGGCGGAATACTCAAATATAGATTGATGACTAATCATGGAGATCACGAGGATCATGCATTTTGCCACATGGTAAGTGCACAAGAAACCATGATATGTACAGGTCCTAACTAAACAATAGATATTTTTGCTCCGAGAGGAAGCATGGTAAAAACAAGCAGTATACAAGGACAGAAGAAGCGAAAGGAAAATGGAGATGCTTATAAACTCTTAGCATTAAAAAGACAAGATTAATGTAGGCAAGAGTTTTAAGGAATTATAGTACCAACCTTCCATAGTCCATCGCTGGCAAGTATGACGAACTCTATGCTTGAATTTATTGGTACATGCCTAACATCAGGTTCTGAACTCAAGTGCGCCTTGAGGCTTTGGTCCCCAAAGGCCCTCGCAACAGCAAGCTGACCATTTACCCGGGGAACATCACCTGTAAACAGGTCATACAATAAATTATTAAGTAAcatgaacttttttattttctgaCCAAGAACAGTGATGAGACAGCTGAACAACAAAAATCATACCAGGAAATGTTGTTACAAAGCCACCCTGCTTCTCAATCCTCTGCCTTTCATTAGTTGTATGAGGTTCATGGTCAACAGTGAGCTGATTAGCAGCACCTCTTTCACACACAACAGCTCTTGAATCACCTACATTTGCTACCCACATATCCTTTCCATCAACGACAATAGCAGTAACTGCTGTTGAACCACCAGGTCCAAGTTGTTTGGCATTCtccaaaatatatttgtttgtaGAGCGGTATGCATTCTTAATTGCTTCCTGAGGGTTAGTCCAGAAGATAGGCTGCAACATCAGAAAAGGCAAATGGTGAGCAAAAGATACATTTGTAAGGTAAATGGAAGGAATGAACGTCAATAACACATATTCGTAGTTTTGCAGGCacataaaaaaaaccaaaaaagtaATGCTTACCTCTTTCAGTATGTTGCAGAAAAGGTTAGCTTTCAAGTAACTTGGAACACTGTCTCCCAAGTGACCATCAAAAATGGCAAAGAGACCAAGCTCATGGCTCTTGTCATACTTGTACTCTGCCACATGGTAGTCCTCCATGTCATGCCCAGATTTCCCTTCCACCAAGTGGAATCCATGAGTCACTTTGTTGCTTGACTGCTTACTCCTCCCCTTGCCGGTATCGGTAGATGACGAATTAAGGCATGTTGCACTCTTTAAGACCATACACAAATCAGGCAAACCAAATTAATGTCAGTACACACTGATGATAACCCAAACAAGACCAATGAAGAAAGGAGGTGTGAGGATTCCATGAAAATGGCACCAAAATCAGCATGCACAAGTTCTCAAaaacttaaagaaaaaaatagttcacTGTACAAACAAGGTTGAAGGTTGTAATCGTATCAAATAGCAGCATTCACAGTATTGTTCGTGTTAATGAATAAGAACAGAAAAAACTAGTCTTGTGGAACACCATTTTCCTTGGCTTTGAACTTTCATTTGAAATTGTGGGCAAATCAGAGTTTTTTTGGTAAACAAGTTATGACCTTGATAAATCAGCAATGTCTAGTTGTCTCTATGTATGACAAATAACATTTTTGCCGCTGATAGACAAATGTAAGAAATCTCAAACCATGATTTAAAAAAGGAGAATAATCCATCCCTGAAAATAATAGTAATAGACTATTCATAGGAACAGGAAAGTTCCATTTTCATCAATGAAGACTGCGGATTGTGATTGCTGAGAATAGTAATATAACATTTTCACCATTTTTGTAGTTCTAAAACATAGAATGTATTTTGTCAGAAAATGTTTTGCACAAATTGACAGAAATAGTCAatagcatatttttttttagataaaagcACATGGTCCAGTACTAGCCTTCCTATTGCCAAACTATTCGGAGAACATCACTATCTGTAAAGTGGTATAATGTATGCAAGGAGCAGCTATATTATTCCGAAACAATATTCTGCAAAACATTTATTAGATGAACAACAGGACATTTTCTAAGGTCCAAGTGGGGGGCCACGGCATAGAACTGAAAAACAAACAAGAATAAAATCACAATTTGCAGGTAATATTAGACTTCATAGGCGATAGACGAGTAGTATTCATCCTTTTTTGTTTCCAAAGGTGATGTAATCTCCTAACTTAGTAGACAACGCACATGATCAAATCCTGAGGATCATGCCGATAATCCCCCAACCTCTGCTCGATATCTGCAATAGGGATACTTCAAGAGCTACTTTACGGGTGGTCCAGGTCTGAACTCATAACACTCGTAAGCATGTGAAAACAGGTGTCTAGCACCGCAAGTTACTGACTCTTGCACGTCATTAACCACAGTGTAATCAAATCCTGAGAAACCAATTATCAACTACACACACCAAGAGGCAACTTTCCCAAGGCAGGCAAGAACAGATGACAGTTTTCTTTCTTGTTTGGGTTCATAAACAGACAGAAACACATaacattaaaatataaaaacaagGGCACTAATATCATAATCTGATTGCTTGAAGACAACTACCGCCATCATTCCGATAACCACAGATAAGGCTAATGATTTGCATGAACTGGTCTGGTTTGGTACAGCAAGGTTACAAGCTTAAGTAGGGAGCAATGCTAtacgtactaaatttttcttactaaacttttactaacaatcatctcaatcgtttgatttaagtagatggaagttacaaaaaaatctagatgcactCATAGCATAACAGTGTTAGTAaaaatttagtaaaaaaaagttactaGGTATATCCTTTTCCTTAAGTAGGTGCACAGCAAGGCTCCAAGAAAGTACAAGTTGCTTACGGCTGGCACGGCAGCATGGGCGCACGCGTACTAAGTCAAAAAGGAGGAAGCGGAGGGTTGCACAAGTCCGACTTTGCTTGGAAGTTGCAACCCCATACTTGGAGATCCTGTGACTCCAAGTTAACAACTTGCACTATGTTTAGCTTTTAATTAACCTCCTCCGGTAAAAACAAAATACTATGATTTTTCCCCTAAAGgtaatgattattttttttcctaatggtaattaattattactaccTATTGTGACCTCGAGCGCTCAACTGAGTGGATGTTTCGATAAACACGGATATTAATCAGATGCTAAAAAAACGAAGCTCCTTTCAATCAGGCAGGCACCAGCACATCAAAGAGGGTAAacgaagttaaaaaaaatcaaaaattttGCTACGCAGCCAAGAATTGAACCGCATGAAGACAACTCAAAATAgtcaaattaaagaaaaaaaaaggtaggaaaaaaaagaagaggcgCACGCAGGCAGGCAGGGAAACATACCCGGATCATGTTGAGTATGTCGGGCCGCTTCTTGCCCCCGCAGGccgaagacgaggaggaggtgccggcggcggaggaggagggggagcatgacgccgacgacgacgccgactgCCGCTCCATCCGCCCGACCATGTCCTGTCCAATCACCACGGACACAGAccagctcgctcgctcgctccccactcccgacgacgacgacgacacagcagcagcagcgcacgGGGATGAGAGATCTTCTGGGGGGAGGAATTTCTATCCCTTGGTTTGCTTCTCCTGATCCGATTCTTCCACCACCAGCCGAGCCCGAGGCCTCTCGCGGCGCGGACACCTGTGGCGGTAGCGTGAGGagaaatggaatggaatggaggagaagaagaagagaaaaaagaagttggagaagaagaagagaggagagggaggaggagtcgTTGCGGTTGGGGTTTGATGATTGTGTTGTGGTGGAGTGGAAGAGCCGCTGGAAGTGGGTCCCACACCAGGGAGGGGGCAAAAAAATCGGCTGAAAATGAAGCAAGCAAGCCGCACACAGGCACAGGCGCACAGCTGTGGAAAACCTGGAAAATGGAAAACATTGCTGTGCCCGGCGTGGATATGGATGGACACGGACACATCTTTGCGTGATAAAAACACCAAATTTGAAAATAGGTTAatagttttttaaataaaaaaaaggatggaTTCATGAACAGATATGTTTTCGTAGGAATGTTATTCTATCAGTATATTTGGATATGCATAAAACCATGCACTTATCCGTCTTCAAGGGTTATTGACAAAATTGCTCCCTAAAAGTTTTCTATTGTCTAGTATTGTTGATTACGTGTATAAATTAATGGTATGGCTCGAAGTGATACGTGTCAAATACTTATTGTATGTCTACGAAATGTCGATTTGTCTATATCGCAGAAATAATTGTTGGGTTTTTTACTATTGACAAATCATCCAATAAAAGTCCTTCATTGTCCTCGACGATGTaagtataacaataatatatctTATTTAGTTCCGTACTAAGTTAGTTTTGACTTTCGAGTGTGgtacatatttatttttatcaacACGGAATACTGAATTTGCTCTAGTTGTAAAATCAATAAATTTGTCCCTTTAAAGTTCATGTTTTTAAATAcatatgttttttaaataaatatgagGGCGAGCTTGG
This window of the Oryza sativa Japonica Group chromosome 4, ASM3414082v1 genome carries:
- the LOC4336940 gene encoding probable protein phosphatase 2C 44, translating into MVGRMERQSASSSASCSPSSSAAGTSSSSSACGGKKRPDILNMIRSATCLNSSSTDTGKGRSKQSSNKVTHGFHLVEGKSGHDMEDYHVAEYKYDKSHELGLFAIFDGHLGDSVPSYLKANLFCNILKEPIFWTNPQEAIKNAYRSTNKYILENAKQLGPGGSTAVTAIVVDGKDMWVANVGDSRAVVCERGAANQLTVDHEPHTTNERQRIEKQGGFVTTFPGDVPRVNGQLAVARAFGDQSLKAHLSSEPDVRHVPINSSIEFVILASDGLWKVMKNQEAVDLVKSIKDPQAAAKRLTTEALARKSKDDISCIVIRFRC